A stretch of the Cydia strobilella chromosome 23, ilCydStro3.1, whole genome shotgun sequence genome encodes the following:
- the LOC134751896 gene encoding UPF0488 protein CG14286, translating to MPKPTKLHAKKKPTSIQKSVNVDNESSAGADPEESLRQFQLELCWCIQQLEKTLAENKGNEKQLTEAWKVVNVLKNNSKPIIRKRQLMRTHFGDYRAKMAAEEKKLAKMSSKIKITDTPAQPKATFLRKSAFLTTGDSSFRFKFNLAPEQVDAGNTIDGNTLEEGDTAAIDNKNNDTTMKNDTNSQENKKFKFTFSDSEFKFNFNVNNS from the exons atgccGAAACCTACGAAGCTACATGCGAAAAAGAAGCCTACTTCTATTCAGAAGTCGGTGAACGTAGATAACGAGAGCTCTGCAGGAGCAGATCCTGAAGAATCTTTAAGACAATTCCAGTTGGAGTTGTGTTGGTGTATCCAACAGTTGGAGAAGACATTAGCTGAAAACAAAGGAAATGAAAAGCAAT TGACCGAGGCATGGAAGGTggtaaatgtgttaaaaaacAACAGCAAACCCATTATACGGAAGAGGCAGCTCATGAGGACGCATTTCGGTGACTACAGGGCGAAAATGGCGGCTGAAGAAAAGAAACTGGCTAAAA TGTCAAGTAAAATCAAGATAACAGACACACCGGCCCAGCCAAAAGCAACATTCCTCAGAAAATCAGCATTTTTGACAACTGGAGACTCATCATTTaggttcaaatttaatttagccCCAGAACAAGTTGATGCTGGCAACACAATAGATGGCAACACTTTAGAAGAGGGAGATACAGCAGCCATagataataaaaacaatgataCCACTATGAAAAATGACACTAATTCACAAGAAAACAAGAAATTCAAATTTACATTCTCTGATtctgaatttaaatttaattttaatgtaaataattccTAA